In the Aneurinibacillus soli genome, one interval contains:
- the kamA gene encoding lysine 2,3-aminomutase — translation MSIREEDVRQGPWRAGHARDFRRVPLWKDVTDEQWNDWLWQLTHTIKTVDELKQVVNLTPDEEEGVRISARTIPLNITPYYANLMNPNDPRCPIRMQSVPVSAEILKTKYDLEDPLHEDEDAPVPGLTHRYPDRVLFLVTNQCSMYCRYCTRRRFSGQIGMGVPRKQIDDAIAYIARTPDVRDVLLSGGDGLLINDTILEYILKNLRAIPHVEIIRIGTRAPVVFPQRITENLCTILKKYHPIWLNTHFNTPLEITPEAKRACEMLANAGVPVGNQSVILSGVNDSVPIMKKLMHELVKIRVRPYYIYQCDLSEGIGHFRAPVSKGLEIIEGLRGHTSGYAVPTFVIDAPGGGGKIALQPNYLISQSPEKVILRNFEGVISSYPEPKQYVPGRADDYFNEVYGIQQPDPSIGIASIMRDETFSLVPEGLRRLSRRKQYEETADHTSLKDRRTKRDELKFKRIQSMETKNKSDDAE, via the coding sequence ATGAGCATACGAGAAGAAGATGTACGGCAGGGACCATGGCGTGCGGGACATGCACGAGATTTTCGCCGCGTTCCGTTATGGAAAGACGTTACAGATGAACAATGGAACGACTGGCTCTGGCAGTTGACCCATACGATTAAGACTGTTGATGAGCTCAAGCAAGTTGTAAACCTGACACCGGATGAAGAGGAAGGCGTGCGCATCTCAGCACGTACCATCCCTTTAAATATTACGCCATACTACGCTAATTTGATGAACCCGAATGATCCGCGTTGTCCGATCCGCATGCAGTCGGTTCCAGTATCCGCCGAAATTCTAAAAACCAAATACGATCTTGAAGATCCCCTGCATGAAGATGAAGACGCACCCGTTCCAGGTCTTACACACCGCTATCCTGATCGAGTGCTATTCCTTGTCACCAATCAATGCTCGATGTACTGTCGCTACTGCACGCGTCGCCGCTTTTCCGGTCAGATTGGCATGGGTGTACCCAGAAAGCAGATCGATGATGCCATCGCCTACATCGCTCGTACCCCGGACGTGCGTGACGTCTTGTTATCTGGCGGAGACGGGCTACTCATTAACGACACCATTCTGGAGTACATCCTCAAAAACTTACGTGCCATTCCGCATGTCGAGATCATCCGCATCGGCACACGTGCTCCGGTCGTATTCCCGCAGCGCATTACCGAAAATTTATGCACGATCTTAAAAAAATATCACCCGATCTGGCTAAACACACACTTCAACACGCCGCTTGAGATTACACCCGAAGCAAAACGTGCCTGTGAGATGCTAGCTAACGCCGGGGTTCCAGTCGGCAACCAATCGGTTATTCTCTCAGGTGTCAATGACAGCGTACCGATCATGAAGAAACTCATGCATGAACTTGTCAAAATCCGCGTCCGACCGTACTACATCTATCAGTGCGACCTGTCGGAAGGCATCGGCCACTTCCGTGCGCCCGTATCCAAAGGACTTGAAATCATCGAGGGGCTACGTGGACACACATCTGGCTATGCGGTGCCAACATTCGTCATCGATGCACCGGGCGGTGGCGGCAAAATTGCACTCCAGCCAAATTATCTGATCTCACAGAGCCCGGAAAAGGTCATCCTCCGTAACTTTGAAGGTGTCATCTCGTCGTACCCCGAACCCAAACAGTATGTGCCGGGCCGCGCTGATGATTACTTCAATGAAGTGTACGGCATCCAGCAGCCTGATCCATCCATCGGCATTGCCTCTATCATGCGTGATGAAACCTTCTCACTCGTACCGGAAGGGCTGCGCCGTCTGTCCCGCCGCAAGCAATACGAAGAAACCGCAGACCACACCTCTCTCAAAGACCGGCGTACCAAGCGCGACGAGCTAAAATTCAAGCGCATCCAATCCATGGAGACAAAAAACAAATCAGATGATGCCGAATAA
- a CDS encoding sigma-54 interaction domain-containing protein, with the protein MPKMTTIWSDYMEWLLGMVNVGVHLVDKDGTTVFFNEKMAEIDGLRRQDVLGQNIFQLFPSLTNESSTLIRALHTGQPTVDQVQTYMNMRGKQITSINSTYPLLKRNVIIGAVELAEDITRIVQLNDQVLELREQLYRTTGEKNRSGNDTQYHFGDLIGSSELFTQALIRAKRAARTHSPVLVCGPTGTGKELIAQSIHNASIRRNQPFIAQNCAAVPRELMEGLLFGTTKGAFTGAIDRPGIFEQAHGGTLFLDEINSLDLALQAKLLRVLQDGRVRRIGGTSEQQVNVRIIAAMNVEPHDVIRSRTIRPDLFFRLNVVSIDLPPLCRRMDDLPLLMRHFIDKFNTLFALHVQDATPDVYAVFERHTWPGNIRELRHAIESAFNMLEENESAIELHHLPTLFQQATPDLSRNRICLEEVVLPDEPCNLPDILDQIERDMIAHMLARYGGNISRTADALGLKRQALQYKLKKFHLS; encoded by the coding sequence ATGCCGAAAATGACCACAATCTGGTCCGACTATATGGAATGGCTGCTCGGAATGGTAAATGTCGGCGTCCATCTAGTCGATAAAGACGGAACTACCGTTTTTTTTAATGAAAAAATGGCAGAAATCGACGGTCTACGTCGGCAAGATGTACTTGGCCAGAACATCTTCCAACTCTTCCCCTCGCTTACAAACGAGAGCAGTACATTAATTCGTGCCCTGCATACCGGGCAGCCGACCGTCGATCAAGTGCAGACCTATATGAACATGCGCGGCAAACAAATTACGTCCATTAATAGCACCTATCCGCTACTCAAACGGAACGTCATCATCGGTGCCGTAGAATTAGCAGAAGATATTACTCGCATCGTACAGTTGAATGACCAGGTGCTTGAGCTACGTGAGCAGCTGTACCGGACAACAGGCGAGAAGAATCGATCCGGCAACGACACCCAGTATCACTTCGGTGACTTGATCGGGTCAAGCGAACTGTTCACACAGGCGCTCATCCGGGCGAAACGTGCGGCGCGTACGCATTCTCCGGTCCTTGTCTGTGGACCGACCGGGACTGGGAAGGAGCTAATCGCCCAAAGCATTCATAATGCCAGCATTCGGCGCAATCAGCCATTCATTGCTCAGAACTGCGCTGCTGTGCCGCGCGAGTTGATGGAAGGCCTTCTGTTCGGCACAACGAAAGGTGCCTTCACCGGCGCGATCGATCGGCCCGGTATTTTTGAACAGGCACATGGCGGCACACTGTTCCTCGACGAGATCAACAGTCTCGATCTCGCCCTACAAGCCAAGCTTCTGCGTGTGCTTCAGGACGGACGGGTGCGCCGCATTGGAGGCACATCCGAGCAGCAGGTAAATGTGCGCATCATTGCCGCAATGAACGTCGAACCACACGACGTCATCCGTAGCCGCACCATACGACCGGACTTGTTCTTCCGTCTCAATGTCGTCAGCATTGATCTACCTCCCCTCTGCCGTCGAATGGATGATCTGCCGCTTCTCATGCGTCACTTTATCGATAAATTCAATACGTTATTTGCCCTTCACGTACAAGATGCGACACCAGATGTGTATGCTGTCTTCGAACGCCATACGTGGCCCGGCAACATTCGGGAGCTGCGGCATGCAATCGAGTCAGCCTTCAACATGTTGGAAGAAAACGAGTCGGCCATCGAACTGCACCACCTTCCAACACTTTTCCAACAAGCTACCCCTGACCTGAGCCGAAACCGTATATGTCTAGAAGAAGTTGTTCTTCCTGATGAACCATGCAATCTACCGGACATCCTCGATCAAATTGAACGTGACATGATTGCTCACATGCTGGCCCGCTACGGCGGGAACATCAGTCGTACCGCCGACGCACTCGGGCTTAAGCGGCAAGCACTTCAGTATAAACTGAAGAAATTCCATCTATCCTAA